ATTCCTCGGCGGAAGTAGTGCCGTCCGGGAATACCCAATTCACCACAGTAGAGGTAGTCTTGCGCTTCAAGACTGGAAATCTGAGCTGGACTCGGTGGTAGTTGTTTTAGACCTAAAATGATGTCGAGGTGAGTGTGAACGTAAAGAAATGTTAGGCGATCGCACACTCCAATCTTTCCTATGATTTCCTGAAATATTAGGAGTTGGTGAGGAATCGAGCTATCCCATTTTAATATCAGAGATTCATCATCCTCAAGTTAGTGCTGAAAGCAACATTTAAATTTTCTAGGGAGTCAACCAGCCACTTTGTTTTGTCTTTGGTGTAATCCTCATAGTGTTTAAATAGAATCGCCAACTTCTGTTCTAAATAGGGTTTTACGTGGTGACAAAGCAACACAATCTTGAGTAGAAGACCAATAGTGGGTGTAATGCCAAGATTACTGGTAAGGTCTAAAAAGATGTAGTGCTTGGGTTGCTCAGCACTTTCCACTACCAATAAATCAAGTAATTTTCTACAAGTTTTCACGAGCAAAATCGGGCTGAGTCTCTGAGTATCGTACTCAACCAGAGTATTTTGCAGATGCTTCTGTAGCTTCTGATTGAACTGATGATTGCCATAATTGATGTTAGTTGAGGCAGTCAGGTATTCATCATACAACTCTTTCTTAAACGTTCGGTAACAGGGAGTCCAACGGCTGGAGGTGCGGAACCGTTCAGCTAAGTCCTTGTATGTATTAGCTCCATCCACTTTGCCTGTAAACTGTTGGATGGCAATATTCAGTTCATCGTTGCTCAATAGGGTTGGGTTTTTTACACTTCGCGAATTCTTTGGCAATTGTTGATAGGTAATGTAGTGAGATAAATTGATGTCAAACTGCTGCTGTTGTTGAGTTTGTCTTGACTTGACCTTTTGTCGCTGCTCATCAGTGCTGTCATTGGTAAGAAGACAAGGCTCATAAATAAAGGGATATCTATCCAGAAAAGTTCTTAATCGTCGGGATTCTACATTATTACTCTCCTCACTCTTCTGACTAAACTGTTGAGTTCGATATCGCAGTACCCGATATTGCTCGGTTTGCCTAAAGCACTGCACGAGTTGGCGCAGGCGCTGCGTTGTCCGGGAACGGGCTAATTGTGTAGGAGGAGTTTCAAACAGCGCAATCAGTTTAGGAATAGCTTCTTTGAACCGGGGATTGTTTTCCCAGTGGTTGATCGGGATGTAGCAGCTACGGTTAAGGATAAACTTAAATTCTTGATCAGCCAAATCTGAGGATACAATCCTCTCTAGAGCTTGCCAGACTTGAGAGGAACTGTCTTCCATTCCCTCAATAAACAGACGGCGAAAAAGCTCAATCAGTTGATTAGGGGGTTCGACCTTAACGTGGTCTAGCAAATAGGTGTATAACAGTAGCTCTTCTGGAGTAGCCTGACGATTATAGTAGTTTGACCAAGAATCAGTCACGGTCAGCACCTCATGATGTAAGGAATGGGATAAAGCGAGACCAACTAAAGCTGTAAATGTACTACATTATAAGCTGTTTAATTTCCCTAAAATATTCAAATATTTGCTCGGTGTTCAGACAACTAACCTCTTAAGAGTAAACTCTATACCTATAGCTTGTTGGTTAGTTCATCCGGCGTGAGTAGCAGCAATTACAGAGGCAGCAACAGTTACACCACTTGGCTTATAGGATAGAAAGTTGAACAGGGGAACGCTTTAGCCTTCTGTGCCAAGCTAATGACCTAACTTGTGCTAACTCAATTGCAGACTTGTGCAATTGAGTTAGCACAAGTGTGAAATGTATTGCCTAGCTGATTCATATCCCTGATAAAAATTAACCACTTTTATCGTTTAGAGCGACGATTTTTCTTATCATTCATCGATTGGTAGAGCTGATGGCAGGAGAGAGTTTTTTACGAATTTTGCCATCTAGATAATATTTGTTTCAAAAATATATGGATCTTCCCCTGCCAAAAACTTGTGGGGAAGTGATCGCCAAGGGCAGCCGTTGTGCAGTAAGTAGAAAATTCCATTCACAATCTCACCCAATGGCACTTATGCAGTGCCGTATCAAGAGTATTCAATCGCTCCTAAAACTCTTAACGTTGCAATAGTTGCTTCTGTTATCCCTGTAACGCCCGTGATGTTCATGCCATCGTAGGGTTTGTCAGTTTTCAAGGTTTTGAGGCATTCACCGGTTTCCACATCCCAAAGCTTAATCGCTTGGTCATGACTGCCACTGACCAAGGTACGCCCATCGGGACTGAAGCTAACAGACCAGACTTGGTTGGTGTGTCCGGATAGAGTTTTGAGAGATTCTCCCGTATTGGCATCCCACAGATGCACTGTCTGCTCGTTACTACCACTGACCAGAAGTTGACCATTGGCGCGAAAGCAAAGGGCATCAATGCGCTCGGTATTCCCCTGCTGAGTTCTTAGGCATTCTCCTGTGCTAACTGACCACAGTTTCACCGTTCGGTCATAACTGCTACTAGCCAGAGTTTGCCCATCTGGACTAAAGGTGAGAGTGTGGACTCGGTCAGTATGTCCCCGTAGGGTGTGGAGGCACTCCCCAGTGCGAACATCCCAGAGCTTCACAGTTTGGTCGCTACTACCGCTAGCGAGGATTTGACTGTCAGGACTGAAAGTGATCGCCTTAACGGTGTGACCTTGTAGGGTCTTGAGGCATTCCCCCGTGCTAATATCCCAAAGTTCCATCGTCTGGTCATCACTGGCGCTTGCCAGGGTACGACCATCGGGACTGAACGTGATGGATTGGACTGAGCGAGTATGGCTGTGCAACGTTTTGAGGCACTTCCCACTATAGACATTCCACAGCTTTACCGTCTGGTCATCACTGCCACTAGCGAGGATGCAACCATCGGGGCTAAATGCCACCGAACAGACCCAATCCAGGTGCCCTTGCAACGTTCTCAATGCTCGACCCGTGTTCACATCCCACAACCGAACGGTTTGAGGTTCGCTAACACTTGCCAGGATTTGACCGTCGGGGCTAACGGCAAACGACCAAACCTGATGTCTGTGACCTCGTAATGTTCTCAAAGCTTGACCTGCATTGACATCCCATAACTGCACCATTCGCTCAGTGTAACCAATGGCAAGGATTTTGAGATCGCGACTAAAAGTAAGGGAGCAGACATGAGTGTCAAATCCCTGTAGGGTTTTGATACATGCACCCGTGCTAACCTGCCAGAGTTTCACTGTCTGGTCATCGCTGCTGCTGGCGAGGATTTGACCATCAAGGCTAAAGGCAACAGCCCAGACAGAATCCTCGTGACCCTTGAGACGGCGGTAACATTGACCTGCTTGGATATCCCATAACTTCACGATGCAGTCATCACTGCTACTAGCGATGAAGCCACCATCGAGGCTTTCTCTTTCAGAAGACTGTGCCAACGGGTAGGGTTGCTTAGCGAAGGCGATCGCCCACATCCAGTTCGTGTTGCCAGAAAATGTTTGCAAGCATTGACCTGTGCTGATATCCCACCGTCTGATTGTTTGGTCATCGCTACCACTCGCCAGCGTATAACCATCGAGACTGAACGTAACGGCATGAACGCCCTCAGTATGTTCTTGGAAAGTGTGAATACATTGCCCAGAACTGACATCCCATAATTTCACTGTTGTGTCATCACTACCGCTAGCCAGTGTACGACCATCGGGACTAAAGCAGATGCAGTTAACTCGGTCGGTATGCTCATGCCAGGTGCTAAGGCATTCCCCTGTGTTCAGCTCCCAGAGTTTTATGGTTTGGTCATCACTGCCACTGGCTAGGGCCTTACCTTGAGGACTAAAAGCGACTGACTTAATACAACCGGAATGCCCCTGACATCGCCATAGTTGTGTCCCATCTGCAACTTGCCACAGCAAAATCTTGCCATCTTCATCTCCAGTAGCTAGTTTGCCATCTTGTCCAAGAGCTACGGTGAGATGATTCCCTAAAGTTTTAGCAAATACAGACGTGGATAGATCGGCGTTAGCAAAATTCACATTTTGCAAACAAACATCTTGTAGATAGGCTTGCCGAATTGTCAGATTGGAAAAGTCATAGTCAGTTAAATCAATCTGCATGTAACAAAGCAGATTGATAATATTTCCTCCTGAATATCCCCTTCTCAGATGATCTCGTAGACCAGACAGAATTTGTTTTAATCGGGTTTCAACATTAGCTTTGCTACTAAGAGCAGTCACAAGCCTATCTGCTACTTCTCTGAGGATAAGATGAGTTTGAGTTTCCCTAACGTAGTCTTTTGTGGTTGCTTTCACTAAAGCATGACTGTTAAAGAGTACAATCTCGCCCGTCTCGATCTCATGACATGCTTGCTCGATCAATCGAGCTGTCACGTATTCCATCACCAAATTTTGCAGGGTAAAGCTGGCAGAAACATTTTCAATTAAAGATCGCTGCCTTAGGGATGTTAGTGCTTCCAGGAACTTGGGGGGCGAGACAGGCGGGATAATTTGCTCTCGTAACTCTGAAGTCGAAATTGGTTCTCGCTCGATCGCCAGCCAGTACATTATCTGCTGTTCTAAAGCGGATAAGCGATTGAACTGCTCGTCTAATAATACGCGAATGCCATCGAAAACAATTAATTCTTGTGTTAAAAACTCAGAAATGTCACCAGAATATAACTCTCGAATGGTAGTCGAAACTAGCCTTAATGCTAAGGGATTGTATCCACAGCGATTAATCAATTCTCTTTCTTGGTCAGATGAGCTAGACAGAGATAAACCTGTTGCCCGTAAGATAGATAACCCATCTACATCCTGCACACCCCGTAACGCCAATGAACGAACGGGTAGTGTTTCTCCTTCTAATGCCGCCAATTCTTTAGGCTTTTCCCGACTGGTGAGTACCAAGCAACTTTGATGGGGTGATTCTCCCACCTGCCGGATTAACTCACCATAATCCTCATATCCGTCTCGATAGTAACCCGTGCGATCGCCTTCCAATAAAATTGATTCCAAATTATCCAGTATCACTAGACACCGATGCTGGTGCAGATGCTCGCGCAGTTGTGATATTTGACCATTTATATCTTTTGATAAATTGGTATTGCGCTCGTCTGATAGGAATTGGATGAGCTCTGCCAGAATTTTGGTAAGCGGTGGAGCATTGCGGAGACTTCGCCAGATGACATACTCAAAATCTTCCTGAATCTGTTGAGCTAACTTCACAGACAAAAATGTCTTGCCAATTCCTCCAATGCCCAATAGCGCTACCAAGCGACAGCGTTCCTCGACAATCCACTGTTCTAGCTGAGTAATCTCTTTAGTCCGTCCATAGAAAATTGATACATCTGGTACTTTCCCCCAAGAGCAACGCCTATCAGCTTCTGGTTTTTGAACTATAGTCCGATTGACAATTTCTTTCCAATCTAGGGTTAGAACTGCACAGTAAGCCCTGAATGAGGGAGTCTTGATAGGCTTTCTGCCAGCTAAAAACCGACTCCAGGTTCCAGGGGAAATTCCGTGAGCATAAGGGGGGCCTGCCTGCCAGTTCGGATCTAAGTGTCTGCTGGCTTCCTCAAGCCACCTAGGATCGTCCCTAATCCACCCTTTTTCCTGCCGAGCTTGCCTAATTTTTGCTAGTCCCTGCTGAGAAGCTCTAATACTCGCCATAGATGAACCAAAGCTTTGCTGCTCTTCAGATCAATTTAAGATCAGTTGCTTACTGATCTTAAACCGAGTTCGGAGTGAATTAGCTGCCAAGGGAGGAAATGTTTTGCATTGATAGAGCAAGTGATTACAGACCAACGAGATCTATGGCTGATCTGAATTCGATCTGGCGAAGCCTTGATGTATGAAATACCTTGGAGATGTGAAGTTAAGCAGTTCAACCATCCAACGATTCAATGCCACCCCAAAAGGGAGTTGAATCAAAAAACAACGTCTTTCAGGAGTTTTCTCATGTTAAAATATGCAACATTCGCTTCGGTATTACTACTGACTTTTTTGCCATCAAATATTGTATTGGCACGCGGTGAATTTACCAAAACATGTTCAAATATAACCTTAGAGGAAGGTCATTTTTTGGAAGCTAATTGTGAAACGAATAATGGAGGTCGTGCACAGACTGGTAGAAGTATAAATAATTTAATAGCAAACAGAAATGGAAAGTTAGTTTGGAGTCGGAATGGCAATTACATCGCAACTAGCCAGAATTGTGATGTAGATTTTCAATCTAATAGAACATTCTTGGAGTGTGATACCCGTAAATCAGATGGTAGCTGGACATCATCAACTTTGGAGTTAGACCGCCATATTGCAAATATAAATGGAAACTTGAGAGTCGAATGATGAATTGCAATGACTAGAGAGCTAAAAAAGGACTTTGATAAGCCTTAGTGCCCTTACTGCGGCTCTGTTCAGGTTCAGAAATTTGAGAGAGTTGACAATTGATTAGCGACCGTACTTGTGAGCCAATACAAAGCCCCTGTCTAACGGTTAGACAGGGGCTTCTTTTATTGTGGGGGATAGTAGAGCTTTGTCTGTGAGTCATACTTCCACCCTGTGCGTTGCTCAAGGTATTCCTGAAAGGACATCTCCCTGCGCTTAACTGTTTCTGGTAGATAATATCCCAGTATCTAGGAGCATCGCGCCTACTTACAAACATTCCCATCCGGCATCGTCGCCCCAGTCAAATTGACATCACTCAAATCTGTTGCCTCAAGATTCGCACCCGTTAAATCGGCACCGCTCAAGCCAGTGCGATCGCCCGCTCTTGTAGGTTGGGTTTCGTGCCTTAACCCAACCTACCATCGTCTTGGGGAGGATTGTAGAGAAATCAAATTGCAACTTAAAGTTGGGTGGAGCGATTGCGAAACCCAACCAACAGAAAAGAGCGATCGCTAATTTTGTAGAGACAGCCTTAAAAGTCAAGCGAAAGCGAGTGTAGGACGGATGATGATAGTGCGATGTTTGCTCTTCCAAGTGCGATCACGATTACGAATAATACAAAAACCGAGTTACCATCCGGAGATGGAACCAAAAGATAAAAAATACTTTGACTCTAAAAGCCAGGGGACTGGCTAGCATCAAAAAATTAATTCGCAGTCGTCTCACTGTATTCAATTCATCTTTTAGGAGTTGCAGCTAGTTACGCTCAGTTCTATCAAAAATTCAAGTACAGCAACCTGGGGCGTTCACATTTTTGGCAGCGGTTCAGGAGTCCTGCTCGATAAAACCAGAACCTTCGATTAGAGTTGAGAGAGGATTTTCTTCCATTCCGGAATACATGCTTAACCTGTTCCCCAAATTTTCAGTGGCGCTCGCTACTGCCGCTCTCGGTGCTGCGATCACAAGCATTCAAGCCCAAGCATCTATCGTTACCTATGACTTCACTGTTAACGTGACTCAAGGGTCATTAGCTGGACAATCATACAGTGGAACATTTAGCTACGATGATTCAACCTTAAAAGGCACTGGAGTTGAGAAATTAGGGATTGAGCAGGGATTAACCATTTGCATGAATTATTTCGGACGCAATTACACAGAAGCAAGCGATCGTGACTATCCCAAATTTCCAACGCTCGTGTTTGAGAACGGTGAAATCAACCAACTAGACTTTTGGGTACAGCCCCAAAACCGTGTAGTCTGGTGGAACTTACCTGGATGGGAAGTTAAGTTATCAAAGCGGCAAGCTGGTAGTGACGTTGCAAATTGCCAAGAACGCTAAAAGAATGTTTGAGAAGTAGAAAGGCTCTTAGTGAGACTAATCTGTCAGTAAATAAAGACCCTAACTGCCAGATTTGAGAGAACAATACAAATTTGATTGGCGCTAATGAGAGGGTGCAGATACTGCCTATATCCTCTTATTGTCGTTATTTATAGCAGTCTTGATTTGAATGAATCATAGTTGTTTTTAGGCAATTAAAAATCACTGTAATAGGGAGAATTACTGGAAGTAATAAGAGGATGCCTGAGAAGTCAAATATTATGCCAATCGTCTGAGCCAGATACGGATCATGCCACATAGATAAACGCAACGGAAGTTTTCGGCAGAATCTCATAATCTTTAATATTGAGACCCGGCTGAGAATGCTTCAAAGCAGCCCCATAAGCCAGTTTCTCATTTTGTTTTAAAGCTATAATTTTGAGACAGTCTTAAACTGCTCCACCCAATCATCTTCACCACATTGGCTCCTGCGGGAATGGACTTACTCCTAGATTTGCGATACTACAAGCTAGGTTAGTCGGCACGGGTGAAGTCGGAAGGATATATCCCGGACTCTGACAACAAGATAGTTTATTGTAAATTTAGCTCCAGTAGGAGCCAATTGGCTCCAGCTCTTTGAGAAGTTCCTGCTGTTTTCGAGCGAGTGGGGGCTTTAATAATTTCCTTTATCTGTGTCAGCGTGTTGATCGGTTTAGAGAGGTGTTTGGAGCGATAGGAGAAATCTTTTAAGCCGTGCAAAATTAAGACTGGGATAAGAATTTGATTTACTCCTCCTTACTAATTAGCGCTACAGCTAGGGCTAAATCTTCCGGGGAAGGTTCGCAATAACGCTTTGTAGTTTCCAGACTTTCATGCCCAGCTAGAGCTGCAACCATTTCCAAACCAACACCAGCGTCAATTAAATTTTTACAAAAGGTATGCCGGAGAGAATGAGGTGATAAATCTTCCAAATCTCCTTTGTATTTTTCAATCAGACTTTGGATACCGCGAGGGGTGAGTTGTCCCCGCTGCCCAACAAAGATGGGTATTACAGTTCCACGATTTT
This DNA window, taken from Funiculus sociatus GB2-C1, encodes the following:
- a CDS encoding GrpB family protein, whose amino-acid sequence is MCDRLTFLYVHTHLDIILGLKQLPPSPAQISSLEAQDYLYCGELGIPGRHYFRRGMPRTHQIHSVLVDSEFWKSHILFRDFLRAHPDAAQQYELW
- a CDS encoding NB-ARC domain-containing protein, which codes for MASIRASQQGLAKIRQARQEKGWIRDDPRWLEEASRHLDPNWQAGPPYAHGISPGTWSRFLAGRKPIKTPSFRAYCAVLTLDWKEIVNRTIVQKPEADRRCSWGKVPDVSIFYGRTKEITQLEQWIVEERCRLVALLGIGGIGKTFLSVKLAQQIQEDFEYVIWRSLRNAPPLTKILAELIQFLSDERNTNLSKDINGQISQLREHLHQHRCLVILDNLESILLEGDRTGYYRDGYEDYGELIRQVGESPHQSCLVLTSREKPKELAALEGETLPVRSLALRGVQDVDGLSILRATGLSLSSSSDQERELINRCGYNPLALRLVSTTIRELYSGDISEFLTQELIVFDGIRVLLDEQFNRLSALEQQIMYWLAIEREPISTSELREQIIPPVSPPKFLEALTSLRQRSLIENVSASFTLQNLVMEYVTARLIEQACHEIETGEIVLFNSHALVKATTKDYVRETQTHLILREVADRLVTALSSKANVETRLKQILSGLRDHLRRGYSGGNIINLLCYMQIDLTDYDFSNLTIRQAYLQDVCLQNVNFANADLSTSVFAKTLGNHLTVALGQDGKLATGDEDGKILLWQVADGTQLWRCQGHSGCIKSVAFSPQGKALASGSDDQTIKLWELNTGECLSTWHEHTDRVNCICFSPDGRTLASGSDDTTVKLWDVSSGQCIHTFQEHTEGVHAVTFSLDGYTLASGSDDQTIRRWDISTGQCLQTFSGNTNWMWAIAFAKQPYPLAQSSERESLDGGFIASSSDDCIVKLWDIQAGQCYRRLKGHEDSVWAVAFSLDGQILASSSDDQTVKLWQVSTGACIKTLQGFDTHVCSLTFSRDLKILAIGYTERMVQLWDVNAGQALRTLRGHRHQVWSFAVSPDGQILASVSEPQTVRLWDVNTGRALRTLQGHLDWVCSVAFSPDGCILASGSDDQTVKLWNVYSGKCLKTLHSHTRSVQSITFSPDGRTLASASDDQTMELWDISTGECLKTLQGHTVKAITFSPDSQILASGSSDQTVKLWDVRTGECLHTLRGHTDRVHTLTFSPDGQTLASSSYDRTVKLWSVSTGECLRTQQGNTERIDALCFRANGQLLVSGSNEQTVHLWDANTGESLKTLSGHTNQVWSVSFSPDGRTLVSGSHDQAIKLWDVETGECLKTLKTDKPYDGMNITGVTGITEATIATLRVLGAIEYS
- a CDS encoding CVNH domain-containing protein; this translates as MLKYATFASVLLLTFLPSNIVLARGEFTKTCSNITLEEGHFLEANCETNNGGRAQTGRSINNLIANRNGKLVWSRNGNYIATSQNCDVDFQSNRTFLECDTRKSDGSWTSSTLELDRHIANINGNLRVE
- a CDS encoding pentapeptide repeat-containing protein; the encoded protein is MSGADLTGANLEATDLSDVNLTGATMPDGNVCK